In Brassica rapa cultivar Chiifu-401-42 chromosome A06, CAAS_Brap_v3.01, whole genome shotgun sequence, a single window of DNA contains:
- the LOC103871663 gene encoding acyl-protein thioesterase 2 isoform X3, which yields MASGSRTVRRLNFGTCYVIEPIEIHKATIVWLHDLDHIGRRCLEPLKDLNLPSIKWICPTAPRLPVTSLAGQNATAWCDITKVSESMQHDFESLDSVNSYVADLLSTEPTNVIKGVGGVGLGAAAALYFASSCAFGKVQIKQQMINPQIVIGINGWLPGLT from the exons ATGGCTTCTG GTAGTAGAACCGTACGACGCTTAAATTTTGGAACGTGTTATGTTATTGAGCCCATAGAAATCCATAAAGCAACTATAGTATGGCTGCATGACCTCGACCATATCGGACGCCG CTGTTTAGAGCCTCTGAAAGATTTGAATCTTCCAAGT ATAAAATGGATTTGTCCGACTGCTCCCAGACTTCCCGTTACTTCCTTGGCTGGACAAAACGCCACTGCGT GGTGCGACATCACAAAAGTTTCAGAGAGCATGCAACATGATTTCGAATCATTAGATAGTGTAAATTCATATGTTGCTGATCTTTTATCTACCGAACCAACGAATG TTATTAAAGGTGTAGGAGGTGTCGGTTTGGGAGCAGCAGCAGCTCTCTATTTTGCGAGTTCCTGCGCCTTTGGAAAGGTCCAGATTAAGCAACAAATGATTAACCCGCAAATTGTTATAGGGATCAACGGTTGGCTTCCTGGCTTGAC CTGA
- the LOC103871663 gene encoding acyl-protein thioesterase 2 isoform X2, with product MASGSRTVRRLNFGTCYVIEPIEIHKATIVWLHDLDHIGRRCLEPLKDLNLPSIKWICPTAPRLPVTSLAGQNATAWCDITKVSESMQHDFESLDSVNSYVADLLSTEPTNVIKGVGGVGLGAAAALYFASSCAFGKVQIKQQMINPQIVIGINGWLPGLTSLQPNMNNAFGTFNRAKLQRILLLHGTSDDVVPSEFGYKCAVSLRNNEFPTMFKQCGGNHVMTEICVWLTQTFGL from the exons ATGGCTTCTG GTAGTAGAACCGTACGACGCTTAAATTTTGGAACGTGTTATGTTATTGAGCCCATAGAAATCCATAAAGCAACTATAGTATGGCTGCATGACCTCGACCATATCGGACGCCG CTGTTTAGAGCCTCTGAAAGATTTGAATCTTCCAAGT ATAAAATGGATTTGTCCGACTGCTCCCAGACTTCCCGTTACTTCCTTGGCTGGACAAAACGCCACTGCGT GGTGCGACATCACAAAAGTTTCAGAGAGCATGCAACATGATTTCGAATCATTAGATAGTGTAAATTCATATGTTGCTGATCTTTTATCTACCGAACCAACGAATG TTATTAAAGGTGTAGGAGGTGTCGGTTTGGGAGCAGCAGCAGCTCTCTATTTTGCGAGTTCCTGCGCCTTTGGAAAGGTCCAGATTAAGCAACAAATGATTAACCCGCAAATTGTTATAGGGATCAACGGTTGGCTTCCTGGCTTGAC GAGCTTACAACCCAATATGAATAATGCTTTTGGGACTTTTAATCGTGCTAAATTGCAACGAATCTTACTTTTACACGGAACCT CTGATGATGTAGTTCCCTCCGAGTTTGGATACAAATGTGCTGTTTCCCTTCGAAACAATGAATTTCCAACCATGTTTAAACAATGTGGAGG CAATCATGTAATGACCGAGATATGCGTTTGGCTCACACAAACCTTTGGACTCTGA
- the LOC103871193 gene encoding probable histone H2A variant 3 — MSGKGAKGLIMGKPSGSEKDKDKKKQPITRSARAGLQFPVGRVHRLLKTRSTAHGRVGATAAVYTAAILEYLTAEVLELAGNASKDLKVKRISPRHLQLAIRGDEELDTLIKGTIAGGGVIPHIHKSLINKSAKE, encoded by the exons atgtcgGGGAAAGGAGCGAAGGGTTTGATAATGGGGAAACCCAGTGGTAGCGAGAAGGACAAGGACAAGAAGAAACAACCCATCACCCGTTCTGCTCGAGCTGGTCTTCAG TTCCCAGTAGGAAGGGTGCATAGGCTGTTGAAGACTAGGTCCACTGCTCACGGAAGAGTTGGAGCAACTGCTGCTGTCTACACAGCCGCCATATTGGAGTATCTGACCGCAGAAGTTTTGGAGTTGGCTGGTAACGCGAGCAAGGACCTCAAGGTGAAACGTATCTCCCCAAGGCACTTGCAGCTTGCGATTCGTGGAGATGAAGAGCTGGATACTCTCATCAAAGGAACTATAGCTGGTGGTGGTGTCATCCCTCACATCCACAAGTCTCTCATCAACAAATCCGCCAAGGAATAG
- the LOC103871663 gene encoding acyl-protein thioesterase 2 isoform X1 yields MASGSRTVRRLNFGTCYVIEPIEIHKATIVWLHDLDHIGRRCLEPLKDLNLPSIKWICPTAPRLPVTSLAGQNATAWCDITKVSESMQHDFESLDSVNSYVADLLSTEPTNVIKGVGGVGLGAAAALYFASSCAFGKVQIKQQMINPQIVIGINGWLPGLTSLQPNMNNAFGTFNRAKLQRILLLHGTSDDVVPSEFGYKCAVSLRNNEFPTMFKQCGGYKHRLILSLSLSFFFYIFSDFRLSFAAIM; encoded by the exons ATGGCTTCTG GTAGTAGAACCGTACGACGCTTAAATTTTGGAACGTGTTATGTTATTGAGCCCATAGAAATCCATAAAGCAACTATAGTATGGCTGCATGACCTCGACCATATCGGACGCCG CTGTTTAGAGCCTCTGAAAGATTTGAATCTTCCAAGT ATAAAATGGATTTGTCCGACTGCTCCCAGACTTCCCGTTACTTCCTTGGCTGGACAAAACGCCACTGCGT GGTGCGACATCACAAAAGTTTCAGAGAGCATGCAACATGATTTCGAATCATTAGATAGTGTAAATTCATATGTTGCTGATCTTTTATCTACCGAACCAACGAATG TTATTAAAGGTGTAGGAGGTGTCGGTTTGGGAGCAGCAGCAGCTCTCTATTTTGCGAGTTCCTGCGCCTTTGGAAAGGTCCAGATTAAGCAACAAATGATTAACCCGCAAATTGTTATAGGGATCAACGGTTGGCTTCCTGGCTTGAC GAGCTTACAACCCAATATGAATAATGCTTTTGGGACTTTTAATCGTGCTAAATTGCAACGAATCTTACTTTTACACGGAACCT CTGATGATGTAGTTCCCTCCGAGTTTGGATACAAATGTGCTGTTTCCCTTCGAAACAATGAATTTCCAACCATGTTTAAACAATGTGGAGGGTATAAACATCGAttaattctctctctctctctctctttttttttttacatattttctgATTTTAGGTTGTCATTTGCAGCAATCATGTAA
- the LOC103871195 gene encoding serine-threonine kinase receptor-associated protein, with protein MDKKKVAVPLVCHGHSRPVVDLFYSPITPDGFFLISASKDSHPMLRNGETADWIGTFEGHKGAVWSSCLDNNALRAASASADFSAKLWDALTGDVLHSFEHKHIVRACAFSEDTKRLLTGGFEKILRVFDLNRLDAPPTEVDKSPGSVRTLTWLHSDQTILSSCADIGGVRLWDVRSGKIVQTLETKSPVTSAEVSQDGRYITTADGSTVKFWDANHFGLVKSYEMPCNIESASLEPKSGEKFVAGGEDMWVRVFDFFTGEEIGCNKGHHGPVHCVRFSPTGESYASGSEDGTIRIWQTTPNQEENEKRVKHGVDEVAKKIEGFHINNKEAKTSEKP; from the exons ATGGATAAGAAGAAGGTTGCTGTTCCACTTGTTTGCCATGGCCATTCCAGACCTGTTGTTGATTTGTTCTATAGTCCCATAACCCCAGATGGGTTCTTCCTCATCAGTGCTAGTAAAG ATTCGCATCCAATGTTGAGAAATGGAGAGACTGCAGATTGGATTGGTACATTCGAAGGTCATAAAGGTGCAGTGTGGAGCTCTTGCCTTGATAACAATGCGTTACGTGCTGCATCTGCATCAGCAGACTTCTCAgc GAAACTGTGGGATGCGTTAACAGGGGATGTGCTGCATTCTTTTGAGCACAAGCATATCGTTCGAGCATGTGCTTTCTCTGAG GATACAAAACGGTTGCTCACAGGAGGGTTTGAGAAGATTCTCCGTGTTTTTGACTTGAACCGGTTGGATGCACCTCCTACGGAAGTGGATAAGTCTCCTGGTTCTGTCAGAACTCTCACATGGCTTCACAGTGATCAAACCATACTAAGTTCTTGCGCTGATATTGGTGGTGTAAG GTTATGGGATGTGAGAAGTGGGAAGATTGTGCAGACATTAGAGACTAAGTCTCCTGTCACCAGTGCCGAGGTGAGCCAAGATGGGCGATACATTACTACTGCTGATGGGTCGACCGTTAAGTTCTGGGACGCTAACCA TTTTGGACTGGTGAAGAGTTATGAGATGCCATGCAACATTGAGTCTGCGTCGTTGGAGCCAAAGTCTGGTGAGAAGTTTGTTGCTGGTGGTGAGGATATGTGGGTCAGAGTGTTTGATTTCTTCACTGGCGAGGAGATTG GATGCAACAAGGGGCATCATGGCCCCGTACACTGCGTGAGGTTTTCACCTACAGGTGAGTCCTACGCCTCGGGGTCTGAAGACGGGACCATCAGGATCTGGCAGACGACACCAAATCAAGAAGAGAACGAGAAGAGAGTGAAGCATGGTGTGGATGAAGTTGCTAAGAAGATTGAAGGCTTTCACATCAACAACAAAGAAGCAAAAACCTCAGagaaaccataa